The following are from one region of the Pocillopora verrucosa isolate sample1 chromosome 3, ASM3666991v2, whole genome shotgun sequence genome:
- the LOC131780241 gene encoding uncharacterized protein isoform X1: MSYSPTAPTYVSRLDPQFRRFVNVVYHESPTSSMNDLSEGTTESLKSGSFSEKSPEFIAVDAYVDDGSSRIQGQREVSEFYLEYVNVLSSGSETSFTSDDKEIAKSWRESPSLSSNSEQRYNRDRIPSHFSPEDSVFLSDRCQESLYEENEVNPYLHNISGTKRLSDSNPPTFRSFSSEAVSKGSYRYQKDVERFREHLEGIETSALSSCNQEKDNINSDPWFRGQEVNSDGLQNTSRRIHDSLDDLFSEDSELCDSSEVVEDGYSSTSSADSSFVRFALVGKRGSQRMKRNVPTRFNKMDRKKKHSSDPSRERRESGGKEGDEGVMACVVSGISGGPAVRVFRNEVSQQTYPRSRRREVRYPRDLEEALTRRDETKSAGSENNDLEGTRAQNKRSNESGRRIVFGVFRTQGNPPSVDRESGRSCDTKKLHPNRENSIHNMENFTDHDGRLPAFDGNKRFTQDLLSLTASRNDGGSENDGYFSAEDGMNAFSRSKKVTPASGVWKRMSTNAGNEFRTADERVKQKQRENAKRDDQDLLAHSMTGSLTSGKDERGTALESHLSGFIERPIDVSVRAISRTPKVRRPRRKPSEVEQQGLRNENDRMKDSKFLSKEMHASYLERQHGLKDGRLRDQSEVHRDDFINIQEPSSALNSATFSLDLSSDWQDRTERGNPEARTEYSSPEAQLKIDKVHGSTPLEYDAVVRKTELMNPVKQTINDSIRGSLLFNSDCDSEWQVCLLKSGRPHPEGHMGVTLVSDLDDFEHSSEGKRTLSPTSESNQANLGVPKSREVSLNNLRGKIARHDSFERPRQNSPITTENWSIDRGVELNAANNSDGVDLNENDSISKGAGDFAAKATRKESGSPAFSGGTTEVSMDTDDTWKGDGVSYQRDEMDIASPEPNRTPGIGLEANEETAYVKSAENDMEIAKQPCKRKDFPSFLDSQNETKRKAAKEDKRETGYSKKIKRLSETYTEGDELLPTIKSEFSLKPFSSTVQCLERNSTERPEEHRTTTFGYPRSLYQETACGEKASKRYFHTEQDQGRANSSTEDVSRETFVRSDHFSTSYPSQTTSSQGTLKSTSLLESTTDRALALADHDDKSISLSPELENDFASTHGISREEIREPQGSFTAHSSEDGAKMFELMLERSAQKRLTEEMPQSSSSTHPKSSIQPSMESVTTSVLELEGKSQRRLLGEIPDISSRSSLIAPLETIASSGPKVEGSGQKILIEKSSEISSREQESFLADPSCIERGTSPKPEIKGNEQRKATDPIPQISSNGHPTSLTAPSSEESVTSSKRKFEASGHSVMTPEMPKTVSSYFQSSPTAPSFIETSTFSEPKLEGREISRLNEENPGTSSRDEQSSSTTPSLKESTATSEPNFEGNEKLVDTEKISKIRTIDLQSCFNAPPKETYASSKPKLESKILENIPTPDNGSRNSDGDDSEFSDFSRKENNLHVPILPGDEVVVWDDIESKSFSTGHSLILNNDYEVPDADKDAEKTLRSLNTLTDAVLKEDDNRKNLTSSTGIPTWTETSRLEKIVNTPYRYPNDESRANSSSEEFGGYVEQDADSLDPKTDHEDREFSNKELCVVENVCYVASTDNDCQWEDGSQSVKLDGDLLVERNAFFSEQEMGSSPSESLEIRKTDDGLVCDEEMRGNEVNEISCTYDMDEYSSEDQVIEVYGNDAPYSTYPENSYSSAGDINMKTDSDALAYVGSKVVSEEIREPAETRKIHLVQPADGLSGRSSYGSDHTESPKENESFCETEANFGIKEVCHQRLLTVSATFPYSNSEENFKIAPLYEHYTDYSAVQGLDKQCQVEILQDNFRKYESRETQTSFLNGATDTGCQTNKVSDLPNLRGTLKNQSIQCQTELPTICCVRCGGPVDLFEIHDKLPEECRYTERESQTISGYGHISTSSKECQTSPARDDFAQLSLLQSSAKIIGSKAVEDISFESKGCQTSQKSLLLITGGAQAPQGWTSYHKAGVSDKEIQTSSNVVLVSSSAQCDILPFTDVGDVATRENETSRIVSFDTKECQTVRDLELLLATSKHCQTFSFETISAGNGNRPTLDSKGCQTLPTSQTESKECQTVEEVIWDTTDAAKSSKDDQSVSNISVQCQTISDSTNELYHPLWDRFDSMEVGGEDARSKSSDPLHRNALTISCENKGSQTKPERDILLTSSKLCQTTILDTAMACKNKESQTQLDDEIFLILSKACQTIPYGLDDTDSKSSIDGPIGSQDFELSLAEGSDQQLEISSPPNQMASRHRPATYGKSPDTIEESVMGFQFFHGMDETNLCKNNGLEPLSPVSSSVVVEILDKGCQAMLCDCGNCAEQHAHLSNSAEMSSDAEKGAAMRVSEGMQKEQASLIKQLDMLRDMNQKLRDDKDAIEAAHQAKKERGYGSLSDEIEEAEKKTKVSRQGSQMSKYVRKRRTPGAEETWGNQGSVGSLSEEEVDGPNISDSARPPARRRSKRRDMKKQGSVLHSYFPNAGTGKQSSASLPDSIREEAEFEGDPTLELISDEKLQEEERPAWAQKILSCVQPKELVEEEEGEDSQMRTSDEELEEDVFRTRKADLISGDGTNRLKTGKDDSDMSYSEGLSGETGSETDERPNSPRAAPVGKDNEMNRVGSQDMSEAGVSTISEPSTPERVFKVVFVGDSGVGKSSFIHRFCHDAWRPSFTATIGVDFQIKTMCIDGRCFALQLWDTAGQERFRSITKQYFRKADGVIVFYDITMETSYLNIKNWMISVEEGTDDGTAIMIVGNKTDLVEDDSHRAVQSEEGKKLAEEYKALYTETSAKTGYNITESMAEFSKMLQVREDELMQSVLNLVQEKPGKKKCCK, translated from the exons ATGTCTTATTCGCCAACTGCTCCAACTTACGTAAGTCGACTGGATCCCCAGTTTCGTCGTTTCGTCAACGTTGTCTACCATGAGTCGCCCACATCGAGTATGAACGACTTGAGCGAGGGAACGACGGAATCCTTGAAGTCTGGTTCGTTTTCAGAGAAATCTCCAGAATTTATCGCTGTTGACGCATATGTCGATGATGGTTCTTCTAGAATTCAGGGTCAGCGAGAGGTTTCTGAATTTTATCTGGAGTACGTTAATGTTCTTAGCAGCGGTAGCGAAACGTCATTTACGAGTGATGACAAGGAAATTGCCAAATCATGGCGGGAAAGTCCAAGTCTTTCCAGTAACTCCGAACAACGCTACAACCGAGATAGAATTCCAAGCCATTTTTCTCCAGAAGATTCAGTGTTTTTGAGTGATAGATGTCAAGAAAGTTTATACGAAGAAAATGAGGTTAATCCCTATTTGCATAACATATCAGGCACGAAAAGACTCAGTGATTCAAATCCCCCGACCTTTCGATCCTTTTCAAGTGAAGCCGTCTCAAAAGGAAGTTACAGATACCAAAAGGATGTAGAACGTTTTCGGGAACATCTGGAAGGCATCGAAACTTCTGCCCTATCGAGCTGTAATCAGGAGAAGGATAATATTAACTCAGACCCCTGGTTTCGTGGTCAAGAGGTCAATTCGGACGGTCTACAAAACACGTCACGCAGAATACATGACAGCTTGGATGATTTGTTTTCGGAAGATTCAGAATTGTGTGACAGCTCGGAAGTTGTTGAAGATGGCTATTCATCCACAAGCAGTGCTGACAGTAGTTTTGTGCGCTTCGCACTCGTTGGAAAACGGGGGAGCCAAAGAATGAAGAGAAACGTTCCCACCAGGTTCAACAAGATGGATCGTAAAAAAAAGCACAGCAGCGACCCATCTCGAGAGAGAAGAGAATCTGGAGGAAAAGAAGGCGACGAAGGAGTTATGGCTTGTGTGGTTTCAGGAATTTCTGGTGGACCTGCTGTTAGAGTGTTTCGGAATGAAGTTTCGCAGCAAACGTATCCTAGATCGAGGAGGCGTGAAGTACGGTATCCACGAGATTTGGAAGAAGCTCTGACTCGTCGAGATGAAACGAAAAGTGCTGGGAGTGAGAACAATGACTTGGAGGGGACACGAGCCCAAAACAAAAGAAGCAATGAGAGTGGCCGTAGGATCGTATTTGGAGTGTTTAGAACTCAAGGAAATCCTCCTAGCGTTGATCGAGAAAGTGGAAGAAGCTGCGATACAAAAAAGCTTCATCCTAATCGAGAAAATTCCATTCATAACATGGAGAACTTCACTGATCATGACGGCCGTTTGCCAGCCTTCGACGGAAACAAACGTTTTACCCAAGATCTTCTCTCTCTAACGGCAAGTCGCAATGATGGTGGTAGTGAAAATGATGGCTACTTTTCCGCGGAAGATGGGATGAATGCCTTTTCTCGGTCAAAGAAAGTCACTCCGGCAAGCGGCGTCTGGAAACGGATGTCGACCAATGCAGGAAACGAGTTTCGTACAGCTGACGAACGAGTAAAGCAGAAACAGCGGGAAAATGCGAAAAGAGATGACCAAGACTTACTTGCACATTCAATGACGGGATCGCTCACTAGTGGAAAAGATGAACGAGGCACCGCTTTAGAGTCGCACCTATCAGGCTTTATAGAACGACCGATCGATGTAAGTGTTAGGGCCATAAGTAGGACCCCGAAAGTCCGAAGACCACGGAGAAAGCCAAGTGAAGTAGAGCAACAGGGTTTGCGTAACGAAAACGACAGGATGAAAGATTCAAAGTTTCTGTCAAAAGAAATGCATGCAAGCTATCTGGAAAGGCAACACGGATTGAAAGACGGAAGATTAAGAGACCAGTCCGAGGTACATAGAGATGACTTTATCAATATTCAGGAACCCTCTTCAGCTTTGAATTCTGCAACCTTTTCATTAGATCTCAGTAGTGATTGGCAAGATCGGACAGAACGTGGAAATCCTGAAGCAAGAACAGAATATTCAAGTCCAGAAGCGCAGTTGAAAATAGATAAAGTACATGGAAGTACACCGCTTGAGTATGACGCTGTTGTAAGGAAGACTGAGTTAATGAACCCTGTTAAACAGACTATAAATGATTCTATCAGGGGCTCCCTCCTGTTCAACAGCGATTGTGACTCTGAGTGGCAAGTATGTCTGTTAAAGAGTGGTCGACCGCATCCAGAAGGTCATATGGGCGTGACGCTCGTATCTGATTTGGACGATTTCGAGCATTCCAGTGAAGGAAAGCGCACCTTAAGCCCGACTTCTGAAAGCAATCAGGCTAATTTAGGTGTTCCCAAATCAAGAGAAGTTTCTCTTAACAATCTGAGAGGAAAAATTGCAAGGCACGATTCTTTTGAAAGGCCAAGGCAAAACTCCCCAATTACTACTGAAAACTGGAGTATAGATCGAGGTGTTGAGCTAAATGCGGCCAACAACAGTGATGGTGTAGATCTCAATGAAAATGATAGCATTTCTAAAGGTGCTGGCGACTTCGCTGCTAAGGCCACCCGGAAAGAAAGTGGCTCTCCAGCTTTTTCAGGTGGAACCACAGAAGTGAGTATGGATACAGATGATACCTGGAAGGGAGATGGTGTGAGTTATCAGAGAGACGAAATGGATATCGCCAGCCCAGAACCTAACAGGACACCAGGTATTGGTTTGGAAGCAAATGAGGAGACCGCTTATGTGAAAAGTGCTGAAAATGATATGGAAATTGCAAAGCAACCATGCAAGAGAAAGGATTTCCCTTCGTTTCTTGATTCACAAAACGAAACCAAGAGAAAGGCGGCCAAGGAAGACAAACGTGAAACAGGGTACTCCAAGAAAATAAAGCGTCTTTCAGAAACTTATACTGAGGGAGACGAACTTCTTCCGACGATAAAAAGTGAATTCTCTTTGAAACCTTTCAGTTCGACTGTACAATGTTTAGAACGAAACTCAACTGAAAGACCTGAAGAACACCGGACAACAACCTTTGGATATCCAAGAAGTTTGTACCAAGAAACGGCTTGTGGGGAGAAAGCTTCCAAAAGATATTTCCACACAGAGCAAGATCAGGGAAGGGCGAACTCTTCGACAGAAGATGTTAGCCGAGAAACATTTGTGAGAAGTGACCATTTCAGTACTTCGTATCCTTCGCAAACGACAAGCAGTCAAGGAACGTTGAAATCCACTTCACTTCTGGAATCGACGACAGATCGGGCCCTTGCCTTAGCAGACCATGACGACAAAAGTATCTCTCTTAGTCCAGAGTTGGAGAATGATTTTGCGTCAACACATGGGATATCGAGGGAAGAAATACGGGAACCTCAGGGTTCCTTTACAGCTCATTCTTCAGAAGATGGTGCCAAAATGTTTGAGCTGATGTTGGAACGAAGTGCACAGAAGAGATTGACCGAAGAAATGCCGCAATCCAGTTCAAGCACTCATCCGAAGTCTTCGATTCAGCCTTCTATGGAAAGTGTCACCACCTCAGTGCTAGAGTTGGAGGGGAAGAGCCAAAGGAGACTTCTAGGAGAAATCCCAGATATCAGTTCTCGTAGTTCTTTGATAGCCCCTTTGGAGACTATTGCGTCTTCAGGACCAAAGGTGGAAGGCAGCGGACAGAAGATATTAATAGAAAAGAGTTCGGAAATCAGTTCCAGAGAACAAGAGAGTTTCTTGGCAGATCCTTCTTGTATAGAGAGAGGCACATCTCCAAAACCAGAGATAAAAGGCAATGAACAAAGGAAAGCGACGGATCCAATCCCACAAATTAGTTCTAATGGTCATCCGACCTCCTTAACAGCGCCATCTTCTGAGGAAAGTGTCACATCTTCAAAGCGAAAGTTTGAAGCCAGTGGACATTCAGTGATGACTCCTGAAATGCCAAAAACAGTTTCCAGCTATTTTCAGAGTTCCCCGACCGCGCCCTCTTTTATTGAAACGTCCACATTTTCAGAACCAAAGTTGGAAGGAAGAGAGATTAGTAGATTGAATGAAGAAAACCCGGGAACTAGCTCCAGAGATGAACAAAGTTCCTCGACAACACCCTCTTTAAAAGAGAGTACCGCAACTTCAGAGCCAAATTTTGAAGGCAATGAAAAGTTGGTAGACACGGAAAAAATCTCTAAAATCAGAACTATCGACCTTCAAAGCTGTTTTAATGCGCCTCCCAAGGAGACCTACGCATCATCAAAACCAAAACTGGAAAGCAAGATTCTAGAAAACATTCCGACTCCGGACAACGGTAGTCGAAATAGCGATGGGGATGATTCCGAGTTTTCTGACTTTTCCAGGAAGGAAAATAACCTCCATGTCCCTATCCTGCCTGGGGATGAAGTAGTTGTGTGGGATGACATCGAGTCTAAATCTTTCTCCACAGGCCATTCGTTAATCTTAAACAATGACTATGAAGTTCCAGATGCTGATAAAGATGCTGAGAAGACGCTACGATCTCTCAATACGCTCACAGACGCTGTCCTCAAGGAGGATGATAATAGGAAAAACCTAACATCGTCAACAGGAATTCCCACTTGGACAGAAACTTCACGACTAGAGAAGATCGTTAACACGCCGTACAGATACCCTAACGATGAATCAAGAGCTAATAGCTCTTCTGAAGAATTTGGCGGCTACGTTGAGCAAGATGCAGATTCCTTAGATCCTAAAACGGATCACGAAGACAGAGAATTTAGCAATAAGGAGCTATGCGTAGTGGAGAATGTTTGTTATGTAGCTTCTACCGACAACGATTGTCAGTGGGAAGACGGATCTCAAAGCGTGAAGCTTGACGGTGATCTTTTGGTCGAAAGAAATGCCTTTTTCTCCGAACAGGAGATGGGTTCAAGTCCCTCCGAATCCCTAGAAATTAGAAAGACAGATGACGGTTTAGTCTGCGACGAGGAAATGAGAGGCAATGAGGTAAACGAGATTTCTTGTACCTATGACATGGATGAATACTCTTCTGAAGATCAGGTGATCGAAGTCTATGGAAACGATGCACCGTACTCGACGTATCCTGAAAACAGTTACTCAAGTGCAGGAGATATTAACATGAAAACTGACAGTGACGCCCTTGCATATGTAGGAAGCAAGGTTGTGAGTGAGGAAATCCGTGAACCAGCTGAAACGAGAAAAATTCACCTGGTGCAACCAGCAGACGGATTAAGTGGACGCTCGTCATATGGTTCTGATCACACTGAATCACcgaaggaaaatgaaagtttttgtGAAACAGAGGCCAATTTTGGGATAAAGGAAGTTTGTCATCAAAGACTTTTAACCGTTTCAGCTACATTCCCATATTCTAActcagaagaaaatttcaaaattgctcCATTATATGAACACTATACCGACTATTCAGCCGTGCAGGGTCTTGACAAGCAATGCCAAGTAGAAATCCTACAGGATAATTTCCGGAAGTACGAATCAAGGGAAACTCAGACTTCTTTTTTGAACGGTGCTACAGATACGGGATGTCAAACAAATAAGGTCAGCGACTTACCTAATCTTAGAGGCACATTGAAAAACCAAAGTATCCAATGTCAAACGGAGTTACCTACCATTTGCTGCGTCAGGTGTGGAGGCCCTGTAGATTTATTCGAAATTCACGATAAGCTACCAGAGGAATGCCGATACACTGAGAGAGAATCCCAGACAATCTCTGGATATGGGCATATTTCGACATCATCGAAGGAATGTCAGACAAGTCCTGCAAGAGATGATTTTGCACAATTATCACTTCTTCAAAGCAGTGCTAAGATTATTGGGAGTAAAGCAGTTGAAGATATTTCCTTTGAAAGCAAGGGATGTCAAACGTCTCAGAAGAGCCTTCTGTTAATCACTGGCGGAGCGCAGGCCCCTCAGGGATGGACATCATATCACAAGGCTGGCGTTTCGGACAAAGAAATCCAAACATCATCTAATGTTGTGCTCGTTTCATCATCAGCCCAGTGCGACATACTTCCCTTCACTGATGTTGGTGACGTAGCTACACGAGAAAACGAAACATCCCGGATTGTTTCCTTCGATACAAAAGAGTGTCAAACAGTGCGTGACCTTGAACTTCTTTTGGCGACGTCCAAACATTGTCAGACCTTTTCTTTCGAAACTATAAGCGCTGGGAACGGAAATAGACCAACACTCGACAGCAAAGGATGCCAAACTCTCCCCACAAGTCAAACCGAGTCAAAGGAATGCCAGACAGTGGAGGAAGTTATATGGGATACAACTGATGCTGCTAAAAGTTCTAAGGATGATCAAAGCGTTAGTAATATCAGCGTACAGTGCCAAACAATATCTGACTCAACAAATGAACTATATCATCCATTGTGGGACCGTTTCGATTCGATGGAAGTGGGTGGCGAGGATGCTAGAAGTAAGTCCTCTGACCCTCTTCATCGAAATGCGCTTACCATAAGTTgtgaaaacaaaggaagtcaAACAAAGCCTGAGAGAGATATCCTCCTTACATCTTCAAAACTCTGCCAGACGACAATTTTAGACACGGCTATGGCCTGTAAGAACAAAGAAAGCCAGACGCAACTGGATGACGAAATCTTCTTAATTTTGTCAAAAGCATGCCAAACAATACCATACGGTTTGGACGATACGGATTCCAAGTCTTCCATTGATGGGCCTATTGGTTCTCAAGACTTTGAATTATCTCTTGCTGAAGGCAGCGACCAGCAATTAGAGATCTCCAGTCCGCCAAACCAGATGGCGTCTCGCCATCGTCCAGCCACCTATGGCAAGAGCCCCGACACTATTGAGGAATCCGTCATGGGATTTCAATTCTTCCATGGAATGGACGAAACAAACCTTTGCAAAAATAACGGTTTGGAACCACTTTCGCCAGTAAGCTCTTCTGTAGTTGTGGAAATCTTAGACAAAGGCTGTCAAGCCATGTTGTGCGATTGTGGAAACTGCGCTGAACAACATGCGCACTTGAGCAATTCTGCTGAAATGTCAAGTGATGCTGAGAAAgg GGCGGCTATGCGAGTGTCAGAAGGTATGCAAAAGGAACAAGCAAGTCTCATTAAGCAGCTGGATATGCTCAG GGATATGAATCAGAAGCTCAGAGATGACAAGGATGCAATCGAGGCTGCACATCAAGCG aaaaaggaaagaggatATGGCAGTCTCAGTGATGAGATTGAAGAAGCCGAG aaaaagaCCAAAGTTTCTCGGCAAGGTTCCCAGATGTCCAAGTACGTGAGAAAGAGACGTACCCCTGGTGCGGAGGAAACATGGGGAAACCAAGGTTCCGTGGGATCGTTAAGTGAAGAGGAAGTAGACGGGCCTAACATAAG TGACTCCGCACGACCTCCCGCAAGAAGGCGATCTAAACGGCGCGACATGAAGAAACAGGGCTCTGTTTTGCATTCGTATTTCCCAAATGCTGGTACTGGTAAGCAAAG CTCTGCGTCCCTCCCTGACTCCATACGAGAAGAGGCTGAATTTGAAGGAGATCCAACTCTTGAACTCATCTCTGATGAGAAGCTGCAAGAGGAAGAGCGGCCGGCTTGGGCCCAAAAGATACTGTCTTGTGTGCAACCTAAAG AGCTTGTAGAAGAAGAAGAGGGAGAAGATTCACAGATGAGGACAAGCGACGAAGAACTCGAAGAAGACGTGTTCAGAACAAGAAAAGCTGATTTGATATCTGGTGATG GCACCAACAGGTTAAAAACAGGGAAAGATGACTCCGACATGTCATATTCTGAGGGATTGAGCGGCGAAACTGGCAGTGAGACAGACGAGAGACCAAACTCCCCACGCGCAGCGCCTGTCGGGAAGGACAATGAAATGAATCGAGTAGGATCA CAGGACATGAGCGAAGCAGGTGTGTCAACGATTAGTGAGCCCTCCACACCAGAAAGAGTGTTCAAAGTGGTGTTTGTTGGCGACTCTGGTGTAGGAAAGTCTAGTTTCATCCACCGGTTTTGCCATGACGCTTGGAGACCTTCATTCACTGCAACGATAG GGGTTGACTTCCAAATTAAAACGATGTGTATAGATGGCAGATGTTTTGCACTGCAGCTCTGGGACACTGCTGGCCAGGAGAG ATTTCGAAGCATCACAAAACAATACTTCAGGAAGGCAGACGGAGTAATTGTATTTTATGACATCACCATGGAGACATCATATCTAAACATAAAAAACTGGATGATAAGCGTGGAG GAAGGAACGGATGACGGCACAGCTATCATGATTGTTGGTAACAAGACCGATCTGGTAGAGGATGACAGCCACCGAGCAGTGCAGAGTgaggaaggaaagaaattagCCGAG GAATACAAAGCCTTGTACACTGAAACGAGCGCAAAAACGGGGTACAACATAACGGAATCAATGGCGGAATTTTCCAA AATGCTGCAAGTGAGGGAAGACGAATTAATGCAGAGCGTTTTGAATCTCGTGCAAGAAAAACCTGGCAAGAAGAAATGCTGTAAATAA